The Microbacterium sulfonylureivorans sequence TCGCCCTCTTCTTCATCGCGATCATCGTCATGGGGCAGCTCTTCGTCTTCTGATCCGGCGGCGAGGCGTCGCCCGTCACCACCCTCGGCATAATGGGGGTATGGCGGCCGGCTACAGCGCGATCTCGAGCTATTCGCGCGTCGAGATCATGCACCTCGTGCAGCAGCGTCCGCGGCGGCCGATCGCGGAGCTCGTCGACGCCACGGGGCTCCACCCCAACACCGTTCGCGAGCACCTGCAGCGCCTGATCGACGCCGGCTACGTCATCGCCGAGACCGAGCGCCGCATCACCCGGGGCCGGCCGCGGGTGCTCTACACGGCTGCGACCGGCGAGCCCGCGGCATCCAGCCCCGTCGCCGTTCGCAAGGCGAGGGATGCCGCGCGCCGCGGCGACCTGCTGCGCACGGTGTATCCGACCGACGCGGGCGAGACACTGTCCGCCGATGCCCTGCACCAGCTCGACGCGCTCGTCGAGGATCTGGGCACGGCGGGATTCGACCCGCTCGTCGACGAGGGCGCCCTCACCGTCGATCTCACGCCGTGCCCGCACGGCGCCGCAGCCGAGCATCGGGGCACGCTGTGCGGCGTGCATGTCGGGCTCATGGACGGAGTGCTCGCCCAGGCCGGCGGACCGCTCAGGGTCGACGGCATCGCGCCGTCGTGCGACCCGTCGCACTGCGTCGTGCACCTCGCGGTCCAGGACTGACGAACGCGACCCTGATCAGCTGCCCGTCAGCACCCGATCGGCTCGCGCGTACAGGTTCATCGAGGCCCCGCGCACGAACCCCGCGAGCGTGAGTCCGGAGGCCTCGGCCAGCTCGACCG is a genomic window containing:
- a CDS encoding helix-turn-helix transcriptional regulator, whose translation is MAAGYSAISSYSRVEIMHLVQQRPRRPIAELVDATGLHPNTVREHLQRLIDAGYVIAETERRITRGRPRVLYTAATGEPAASSPVAVRKARDAARRGDLLRTVYPTDAGETLSADALHQLDALVEDLGTAGFDPLVDEGALTVDLTPCPHGAAAEHRGTLCGVHVGLMDGVLAQAGGPLRVDGIAPSCDPSHCVVHLAVQD